One genomic segment of Pongo pygmaeus isolate AG05252 chromosome 19, NHGRI_mPonPyg2-v2.0_pri, whole genome shotgun sequence includes these proteins:
- the MTMR4 gene encoding myotubularin-related protein 4 isoform X2: MGEEGPPSLEYIQAKDLFPPKELVKEEENLQVPFTVLQGEGVEFLGRAADALIAISNYRLHIKFKDSVINVPLRMIDSVESRDMFQLHISCKDSKVVRCHFSTFKQCQEWLSRLSRATARPAKPEDLFAFAYHAWCLGLTEEDQHTHLCQPGEHIRCRQEAELARMGFDLQNVWRVSHINSNYKLCPSYPQKLLVPVWITDKELENVASFRSWKRIPVVVYRHLRNGAAIARCSQPEISWWGWRNADDEYLVTSIAKACALDPGTRTTGGSLSTGNNDTSEACDADFDSSLTACSGVESTAAPQKLLILDARSYTAAVANRAKGGGCECEEYYPNCEVVFMGMANIHAIRNSFQYLRAVCSQMPDPSNWLSALESTKWLQHLSVMLKAAVLVANTVDREGRPVLVHCSDGWDRTPQIVALAKILLDPYYRTLEGFQVLVESDWLDFGHKFGDRCGHQENVEDQNEQCPVFLQWLDSVHQLLKQFPCLFEFNEAFLVKLVQHTYSCLYGTFLANNPCEREKRNIYKRTCSVWALLRAGNKNFHNFLYTPSSDMVLHPVCHVRALHLWTAVYLPASSPCTLGEENMDLYLSPVAQSQEFSGRSLDRLPKTRSMDDLLSACDTSSPLTRTSSDPNLNNHCQEVRVGLEPWHSNPEGSETTFVDSGVGGPQQTIGEVGLPPPLPSSQKDYLSNKPFKSHKSCSPSYKLLNTAVPREMKSNTSDPEIKVLEETKGPAPDPSAQDELVRTLDGIGEPPEHCPEIEAVSALSKVISNKCDGVCNFPESSQNSPTGTPQQAQPDSMLGVPSKCVLNHSLSTLCNPPSAACQTPLDPSTDFLNQDPSGSVASISHQEQLSSVPDLTHGEEDIGKRGNNRNGQLLENPRFGKMPLELVRKPISQSQISEFSFLGSNWDSFQGMVTSFPSGEATPRRLLSYGCCSKRPNSKQMRATGPCFGGQWAQREGVRSPVCSSHSNGHCTGPGGKNRMWLSGHPKQVSSTKPVPLTCPSPVPPLYLDDDGLPFPTDVIQHRLRQIEAGYKQEVEQLRRQVRELQMRLDIRHCCAPPAEPPMDYEDDFTCLKESDGSDTEDFDSDHSEDCLSEASWEPVDKKETEVTRWVPDHMASHCYNCDCEFWLAKRRHHCRNCGNVFCAGCCHLKLPIPDQQLYDPVLVCNSCYEHIQVSRARELMSQQLKKPIATASS, translated from the exons ATG GGTGAGGAGGGGccccccagcctggagtacatCCAAGCCAAGGATCTGTTCCCCCCCAAGGAACtagtgaaggaggaagagaatcTTCAG GTCCCCTTCACAGTGCTGCAGGGTGAGGGAGTAGAGTTCCTGGGCCGGGCAGCCGATGCCCTCATTGCCATCTCTAACTATCGGCTGCATATCAAATTCAAGGACTCTGTCATCAAC GTCCCCCTCCGGATGATTGACAGTGTGGAGAGCCGTGATATGTTCCAGTTGCACATTTCCTGCAAGGACTCCAAAGTGGTGAG GTGCCACTTCTCCACTTTCAAGCAGTGCCAAGAGTGGCTCTCACGGCTAAGCCGAGCTACAGCAAGACCTGCCAAGCCTGAGGACCTCTTTGCCTTTGCCTACCATGCCTGGTGCCTGGGGCTGACCGAGGAGGACCAGCACACTCACCTATGTCAGCCAG GTGAGCACATACGTTGtcgacaggaggcggagcttgcaagaATGGGCTTTGACCTGCAGAACGTCTGGAGAGTCTCACACATCAACAGCAACTACAA ATTGTGCCCCAGTTACCCCCAGAAGCTGCTGGTTCCTGTGTGGATCACTGACAAAGAGCTGGAGAATGTGGCTTCCTTCCGCTCCTGGAAGCGGATCCCCGTGGTTGTGTATAG ACACTTGCGCAATGGGGCTGCCATCGCCCGCTGCAGCCAGCCAGAGATCAGCTGGTGGGGCTGGCGCAATGCTGATGATGAGTACCTGGTCACGTCCATTGCTAAAGCCTGTGCCCTGGACCCGGGGACAAGGACCACTGGGGGCTCCCTCAGCACCGGGAATAATGATACCAGCGAGGCGTGTGATGCTGACTTTG ATTCTTCTCTGACTGCGTGCTCTGGAGTGGAGAGCACAGCAGCTCCTCAGAAGCTGCTGATCCTGGATGCGCGATCCTACACGGCAGCAGTGGCCAACCGGGCCAAGGGTGGAGGCTGTGAATGTGAAG AGTACTATCCCAACTGTGAAGTCGTGTTCATGGGAATGGCCAACATCCATGCCATCCGGAACAGCTTTCAGTACCTCCGGGCTGTGTGTAGCCAGATGCCGGATCCTAGCAA CTGGTTGTCGGCACTGGAGAGTACCAAATGGCTGCAGCACTTGTCGGTGATGCTAAAAGCAGCTGTGCTGGTGGCTAATACAGTAGACCGGGAAGGCAGGCCTGTGCTGGTACACTGCTCAGATGGCTGGGACCGCACACCGCAGATCGTAGCCCTGGCCAAAATATTACTGGACCCATATTACAGGACGTTGGAG GGCTTCCAAGTGTTAGTGGAGTCTGACTGGCTGGATTTTGGGCACAAGTTTGGAGATCGCTGTGGCCACCAAGAGAATGTGGAGGACCAAAACGAACAATGCCCTGTGTTCCTCCAGTGGCTTGATTCTGTTCATCAGTTGCTTAAGCAGTTCCCCTGCCTGTTTGAATTTAATGAAGCATTCCTG GTAAAACTGGTGCAACACACATACTCCTGCCTCTATGGCACCTTCCTGGCCAACAACCCCTGTGAGCGAGAGAAGCGCAACATCTACAAGCGGACCTGCTCTGTGTGGGCGCTCCTTCGAGCTGGCAATAAAAACTTTCATAACTTTCTCTACACACCCAGCTCAGACATG GTCCTGCATCCTGTTTGTCATGTCCGGGCCCTGCACCTCTGGACAGCTGTTTATCTGCCAGCATCATCTCCATGCACACTTGGGGAGGAAAACATGGATCTTTACCTTTCCCCAGTGGCCCAGAGCCAGGAGTTCTCTGGCCGCTCTCTGGACAG ATTACCTAAAACCAGATCCATGGATGATCTTCTTTCTGCCTGTGACACAAGCAGCCCCCTGACTCGTACATCCAGTGACCCTAACCTGAATAACCACTGTCAGGAGGTCAGGGTAGGCCTGGAGCCCTGGCACAGCAATCCTGAGGGATCAGAGACAACCTTTGTGGACTCTGGGGTAGGAGGTCCTCAGCAAACTATAGGAGAAGTgggtcttcctcctcctctgcccagcAGCCAGAAAGACTACTTGAGCAATAAACCTTTCAAGAGTCACAAAAGCTGTTCTCCAAGTTACAAACTGCTTAATACCGCAGTGCCTCGGGAAATGAAGAGCAACACCTCTGATCCTGAGATCAAAGTCCTGGAAGAGACTAAGGGACCAGCTCCAGACCCTTCTGCCCAGGATGAGCTGGTTAGGACTTTAGATGGCATAGGGGAGCCACCTGAACATTGTCCTGAAATAGAAGCTGTCAGTGCACTCTCCAAGGTCATTTCTAACAAGTGTGATGGAGTTTGTAATTTTCCTGAGTCTTCCCAGAACTCTCCTACAGGTACGCCCCAACAGGCCCAGCCAGACTCCATGCTAGGTGTGCCCTCCAAATGTGTTCTCAATCACAGCCTCAGCACCCTTTGCAACCCACCGAGTGCTGCCTGCCAAACTCCTCTAGACCCAAGCACTGACTTCCTCAACCAAGATCCCTCAGGGTCTGTGGCAAGTATCTCCCACCAGGAACAACTGAGTTCTGTGCCGGATCTGACCCATGGGGAGGAAGACATTGGTAAAAGAGGAAATAATAGGAATGGGCAGTTATTGGAAAATCCTCGCTTTGggaaaatgccattggaattggTCCGGAAGCCAATTTCTCAGAGCCAGATCAGTGAGTTCTCTTTTCTAGGGTCCAACTGGGACAGCTTCCAAGGGATGGTGACTTCATTCCCAAGTGGGGAGGCCACCCCTCGGCGGCTGCTTTCCTATGGCTGTTGTAGCAAGAGGCCAAACAGTAAGCAGATGCGGGCCACGGGGCCCTGCTTTGGGGGCCAGTGGGCTCAGAGAGAAGGTGTGAGGTCACCTGTCTGTTCTAGTCATTCCAATGGACATTGTACTGGCCCAGGAGGAAAGAACCGGATGTGGTTGTCTGGTCATCCAAAGCAAGTCTCTAGCACAAAGCCCGTTCCACTGACCTGCCCTTCTCCAGTGCCTCCTCTCTATTTGGATGATGATGGACTCCCCTTTCCCACGGATGTGATCCAGCATAGGTTACGGCAAATCGAAGCAGGGTACAAGCAAGAGGTGGAGCAGCTACGTCGACAGGTGCGTGAGCTTCAGATGAGGCTGGACATCCGTCACTGCTGTGCCCCTCCAGCAGAGCCCCCCATGGACTATGAGGATGATTTT ACATGTTTGAAGGAGTCAGATGGCAGTGATACTGAGGATTTTGACTCTGATCACAGTGAAGACTGCCTTTCAGAAGCAAGCTGGGAACCTGTTGATAAGAAAGAGACTGAG GTGACTCGCTGGGTTCCAGACCATATGGCATCACACTGCTATAACTGTGACTGTGAATTCTGGTTGGCCAAACGAAGACACCATTGCAG AAATTGTGGGAATGTATTTTGTGCTGGATGCTGCCACCTGAAGCTGCCCATTCCTGATCAGCAACTCTATGACCCAGTTCTTGTCTGTAACTCATGTTACGAACACATTCAAGTCTCTCGTGCCAGGGAACTCATGAGCCAACAGCTGAAGAAACCCATTGCCACAGCTTCCAGTTGA
- the MTMR4 gene encoding myotubularin-related protein 4 isoform X1, with amino-acid sequence MSLTARVSCSMLSCFGEEGPPSLEYIQAKDLFPPKELVKEEENLQVPFTVLQGEGVEFLGRAADALIAISNYRLHIKFKDSVINVPLRMIDSVESRDMFQLHISCKDSKVVRCHFSTFKQCQEWLSRLSRATARPAKPEDLFAFAYHAWCLGLTEEDQHTHLCQPGEHIRCRQEAELARMGFDLQNVWRVSHINSNYKLCPSYPQKLLVPVWITDKELENVASFRSWKRIPVVVYRHLRNGAAIARCSQPEISWWGWRNADDEYLVTSIAKACALDPGTRTTGGSLSTGNNDTSEACDADFDSSLTACSGVESTAAPQKLLILDARSYTAAVANRAKGGGCECEEYYPNCEVVFMGMANIHAIRNSFQYLRAVCSQMPDPSNWLSALESTKWLQHLSVMLKAAVLVANTVDREGRPVLVHCSDGWDRTPQIVALAKILLDPYYRTLEGFQVLVESDWLDFGHKFGDRCGHQENVEDQNEQCPVFLQWLDSVHQLLKQFPCLFEFNEAFLVKLVQHTYSCLYGTFLANNPCEREKRNIYKRTCSVWALLRAGNKNFHNFLYTPSSDMVLHPVCHVRALHLWTAVYLPASSPCTLGEENMDLYLSPVAQSQEFSGRSLDRLPKTRSMDDLLSACDTSSPLTRTSSDPNLNNHCQEVRVGLEPWHSNPEGSETTFVDSGVGGPQQTIGEVGLPPPLPSSQKDYLSNKPFKSHKSCSPSYKLLNTAVPREMKSNTSDPEIKVLEETKGPAPDPSAQDELVRTLDGIGEPPEHCPEIEAVSALSKVISNKCDGVCNFPESSQNSPTGTPQQAQPDSMLGVPSKCVLNHSLSTLCNPPSAACQTPLDPSTDFLNQDPSGSVASISHQEQLSSVPDLTHGEEDIGKRGNNRNGQLLENPRFGKMPLELVRKPISQSQISEFSFLGSNWDSFQGMVTSFPSGEATPRRLLSYGCCSKRPNSKQMRATGPCFGGQWAQREGVRSPVCSSHSNGHCTGPGGKNRMWLSGHPKQVSSTKPVPLTCPSPVPPLYLDDDGLPFPTDVIQHRLRQIEAGYKQEVEQLRRQVRELQMRLDIRHCCAPPAEPPMDYEDDFTCLKESDGSDTEDFDSDHSEDCLSEASWEPVDKKETEVTRWVPDHMASHCYNCDCEFWLAKRRHHCRNCGNVFCAGCCHLKLPIPDQQLYDPVLVCNSCYEHIQVSRARELMSQQLKKPIATASS; translated from the exons ATGAGCCTGACCGCCCGCGTCTCCTGCTCCATGCTTAGCTGCTTC GGTGAGGAGGGGccccccagcctggagtacatCCAAGCCAAGGATCTGTTCCCCCCCAAGGAACtagtgaaggaggaagagaatcTTCAG GTCCCCTTCACAGTGCTGCAGGGTGAGGGAGTAGAGTTCCTGGGCCGGGCAGCCGATGCCCTCATTGCCATCTCTAACTATCGGCTGCATATCAAATTCAAGGACTCTGTCATCAAC GTCCCCCTCCGGATGATTGACAGTGTGGAGAGCCGTGATATGTTCCAGTTGCACATTTCCTGCAAGGACTCCAAAGTGGTGAG GTGCCACTTCTCCACTTTCAAGCAGTGCCAAGAGTGGCTCTCACGGCTAAGCCGAGCTACAGCAAGACCTGCCAAGCCTGAGGACCTCTTTGCCTTTGCCTACCATGCCTGGTGCCTGGGGCTGACCGAGGAGGACCAGCACACTCACCTATGTCAGCCAG GTGAGCACATACGTTGtcgacaggaggcggagcttgcaagaATGGGCTTTGACCTGCAGAACGTCTGGAGAGTCTCACACATCAACAGCAACTACAA ATTGTGCCCCAGTTACCCCCAGAAGCTGCTGGTTCCTGTGTGGATCACTGACAAAGAGCTGGAGAATGTGGCTTCCTTCCGCTCCTGGAAGCGGATCCCCGTGGTTGTGTATAG ACACTTGCGCAATGGGGCTGCCATCGCCCGCTGCAGCCAGCCAGAGATCAGCTGGTGGGGCTGGCGCAATGCTGATGATGAGTACCTGGTCACGTCCATTGCTAAAGCCTGTGCCCTGGACCCGGGGACAAGGACCACTGGGGGCTCCCTCAGCACCGGGAATAATGATACCAGCGAGGCGTGTGATGCTGACTTTG ATTCTTCTCTGACTGCGTGCTCTGGAGTGGAGAGCACAGCAGCTCCTCAGAAGCTGCTGATCCTGGATGCGCGATCCTACACGGCAGCAGTGGCCAACCGGGCCAAGGGTGGAGGCTGTGAATGTGAAG AGTACTATCCCAACTGTGAAGTCGTGTTCATGGGAATGGCCAACATCCATGCCATCCGGAACAGCTTTCAGTACCTCCGGGCTGTGTGTAGCCAGATGCCGGATCCTAGCAA CTGGTTGTCGGCACTGGAGAGTACCAAATGGCTGCAGCACTTGTCGGTGATGCTAAAAGCAGCTGTGCTGGTGGCTAATACAGTAGACCGGGAAGGCAGGCCTGTGCTGGTACACTGCTCAGATGGCTGGGACCGCACACCGCAGATCGTAGCCCTGGCCAAAATATTACTGGACCCATATTACAGGACGTTGGAG GGCTTCCAAGTGTTAGTGGAGTCTGACTGGCTGGATTTTGGGCACAAGTTTGGAGATCGCTGTGGCCACCAAGAGAATGTGGAGGACCAAAACGAACAATGCCCTGTGTTCCTCCAGTGGCTTGATTCTGTTCATCAGTTGCTTAAGCAGTTCCCCTGCCTGTTTGAATTTAATGAAGCATTCCTG GTAAAACTGGTGCAACACACATACTCCTGCCTCTATGGCACCTTCCTGGCCAACAACCCCTGTGAGCGAGAGAAGCGCAACATCTACAAGCGGACCTGCTCTGTGTGGGCGCTCCTTCGAGCTGGCAATAAAAACTTTCATAACTTTCTCTACACACCCAGCTCAGACATG GTCCTGCATCCTGTTTGTCATGTCCGGGCCCTGCACCTCTGGACAGCTGTTTATCTGCCAGCATCATCTCCATGCACACTTGGGGAGGAAAACATGGATCTTTACCTTTCCCCAGTGGCCCAGAGCCAGGAGTTCTCTGGCCGCTCTCTGGACAG ATTACCTAAAACCAGATCCATGGATGATCTTCTTTCTGCCTGTGACACAAGCAGCCCCCTGACTCGTACATCCAGTGACCCTAACCTGAATAACCACTGTCAGGAGGTCAGGGTAGGCCTGGAGCCCTGGCACAGCAATCCTGAGGGATCAGAGACAACCTTTGTGGACTCTGGGGTAGGAGGTCCTCAGCAAACTATAGGAGAAGTgggtcttcctcctcctctgcccagcAGCCAGAAAGACTACTTGAGCAATAAACCTTTCAAGAGTCACAAAAGCTGTTCTCCAAGTTACAAACTGCTTAATACCGCAGTGCCTCGGGAAATGAAGAGCAACACCTCTGATCCTGAGATCAAAGTCCTGGAAGAGACTAAGGGACCAGCTCCAGACCCTTCTGCCCAGGATGAGCTGGTTAGGACTTTAGATGGCATAGGGGAGCCACCTGAACATTGTCCTGAAATAGAAGCTGTCAGTGCACTCTCCAAGGTCATTTCTAACAAGTGTGATGGAGTTTGTAATTTTCCTGAGTCTTCCCAGAACTCTCCTACAGGTACGCCCCAACAGGCCCAGCCAGACTCCATGCTAGGTGTGCCCTCCAAATGTGTTCTCAATCACAGCCTCAGCACCCTTTGCAACCCACCGAGTGCTGCCTGCCAAACTCCTCTAGACCCAAGCACTGACTTCCTCAACCAAGATCCCTCAGGGTCTGTGGCAAGTATCTCCCACCAGGAACAACTGAGTTCTGTGCCGGATCTGACCCATGGGGAGGAAGACATTGGTAAAAGAGGAAATAATAGGAATGGGCAGTTATTGGAAAATCCTCGCTTTGggaaaatgccattggaattggTCCGGAAGCCAATTTCTCAGAGCCAGATCAGTGAGTTCTCTTTTCTAGGGTCCAACTGGGACAGCTTCCAAGGGATGGTGACTTCATTCCCAAGTGGGGAGGCCACCCCTCGGCGGCTGCTTTCCTATGGCTGTTGTAGCAAGAGGCCAAACAGTAAGCAGATGCGGGCCACGGGGCCCTGCTTTGGGGGCCAGTGGGCTCAGAGAGAAGGTGTGAGGTCACCTGTCTGTTCTAGTCATTCCAATGGACATTGTACTGGCCCAGGAGGAAAGAACCGGATGTGGTTGTCTGGTCATCCAAAGCAAGTCTCTAGCACAAAGCCCGTTCCACTGACCTGCCCTTCTCCAGTGCCTCCTCTCTATTTGGATGATGATGGACTCCCCTTTCCCACGGATGTGATCCAGCATAGGTTACGGCAAATCGAAGCAGGGTACAAGCAAGAGGTGGAGCAGCTACGTCGACAGGTGCGTGAGCTTCAGATGAGGCTGGACATCCGTCACTGCTGTGCCCCTCCAGCAGAGCCCCCCATGGACTATGAGGATGATTTT ACATGTTTGAAGGAGTCAGATGGCAGTGATACTGAGGATTTTGACTCTGATCACAGTGAAGACTGCCTTTCAGAAGCAAGCTGGGAACCTGTTGATAAGAAAGAGACTGAG GTGACTCGCTGGGTTCCAGACCATATGGCATCACACTGCTATAACTGTGACTGTGAATTCTGGTTGGCCAAACGAAGACACCATTGCAG AAATTGTGGGAATGTATTTTGTGCTGGATGCTGCCACCTGAAGCTGCCCATTCCTGATCAGCAACTCTATGACCCAGTTCTTGTCTGTAACTCATGTTACGAACACATTCAAGTCTCTCGTGCCAGGGAACTCATGAGCCAACAGCTGAAGAAACCCATTGCCACAGCTTCCAGTTGA